From a region of the Fusarium verticillioides 7600 chromosome 9, whole genome shotgun sequence genome:
- a CDS encoding AGC/RSK/RSK-UNCLASSIFIED protein kinase → MPSQKTSNGPGQVSHRLRNFFRMNTGGSTGSASSDKEKEKEKEKGSAATTPDPSKSRHTKFFSNTVGRLRAHTVASEGNQLEEAMSPTAHANPYFAHQGQPGLRHHNSDSVPPSPPDTPSLKVQGPDGAPANDQTTSETKEELARRLRRVASAPNAQGLFSKNDPNNERPATAELGKDPLLTSSGALGLIETAKALEAEDKAKHANSDDVLAALPAPNLGMAFRRTYSSNSIKVRNVEVSPSSFDKIKLIGKGDVGKVYLVREKKSSRLYAMKILSKKEMIKRNKIKRALAEQEILATSNHPFIVTLYHSFQSEDYLYLCMEYCSGGEFFRALQTRPGKCIPEEDARFYAAEVTAALEYLHLMGFIYRDLKPENILLHQSGHIMLSDFDLSKQSDPGGKPTMIVGKNGARTDALPTIDTRSCIANFRTNSFVGTEEYIAPEVIKGSGHTSAVDWWTLGILIYEMLYGTTPFKGKNRNATFANILREDIPFPDHTGAPQISNLCKSLIRKLLIKDENRRLGARAGASDIKAHPFFRTTQWALIRHQKPPIVPHAGRGVDTVNFRNVKESESVDLSGSRAMNLTGVPLDSGLATPGGEIADPFLEFNSVTLHHDGDDDHHR, encoded by the exons ATGCCGTCTCAAAAGACCTCCAATGGCCCCGGCCAGGTGAGCCATCGCCTGCGCAATTTCTTCCGCATGAACACTGGAGGTAGCACCGGCAGTGCTTCTAGCgataaggagaaggagaaggagaaggaaaagggtTCGGCCGCTACCACTCCCGATCCCTCGAAATCCCGTCATACCAAGTTCTTCAGTAATACCGTCGGCCGTCTGCGCGCGCACACCGTCGCTAGCGAGGGTAACCAGCTGGAAGAAGCCATGAGTCCTACGGCACATGCGAACCCTTATTTCGcccatcaaggccaaccaGGATTGCGTCACCACAATTCCGACTCCGTTCCCCCAAGCCCTCCCGATACACCGAGTCTCAAGGTCCAAGGCCCTGATGGTGCCCCTGCGAACGATCAAACTACCAGCGAAACCAAAGAGGAACTCGCCCGGAGACTTAGAAGAGTCGCCAGTGCACCCAATGCCCAGGGCCTGTTCTCCAAAAACGATCCCAACAATGAGCGTCCCGCAACTGCCGAGCTCGGCAAGGATCCTCTTCTCACAAGTTCAGGCGCATTGGGTCTTATAGAAACGGCCAAGGCTCTGGAGGCCGAGGATAAGGCCAAACACGCCAATTCTGACGATGTTCTTGCTGCTCTTCCTGCCCCTAATCTGGGCATGGCTTTCCGCCGCACCTATAGCTCCAATTCTATCAAGGTTCGAAACGTCGAGGTTAGCCCCTCcagctttgacaagatcaagcttATTGGAAAGGGAGATGTCGGAAAGGTGTATCTtgtgagggagaagaagagcagcaggCTTTATGCCATGAAGA TACTAagcaagaaggaaatgatCAAGCGCAACAAGATTAAGCGAGCTTTGGCAGAGCAGGAAATTCTTGCGACAAGTAACCATCCGTTCATTGTCACATTATACCACTCCTTCCAGTCAGAAGACTACCTATACCTGTGCATGGAGTATTGCAGTGGTGGCGAGTTCTTCCGCGCTCTGCAAACACGACCTGGAAAATGTATCCCTGAAGAGGATGCTCGGTTCTACGCTGCCGAAGTGACAGCAGCACTGGAATACCTGCATCTTATGGGTTTCATTTACCGAGACTTGAAGCCTGAGA ACATTCTTCTGCACCAATCGGGCCATATCATGCTTTCAGACTTCGACTTGTCCAAGCAGTCAGACCCTGGTGGCAAGCCGACCATGATCGTCGGCAAGAACGGAGCCCGTACCGACGCTCTCCCAACTATCGACACTCGTTCATGTATCGCTAACTTCCGCACAAACTCTTTTGTTGGCACAGAAGAGTACATCGCGCCAGAAGTGATTAAGGGCAGCGGTCACACAAGCGCGGTCGATTGGTGGACATTGGGTATCCTTATTTACGAAATGCTTTACGGCACAACGCCCTTCAAGGGAAAGAACCGAAATGCAACTTTCGCAAATATTCTTAGAGAGGATATTCCGTTCCCCGACCATACTGGTGCACCACAAATCTCCAA CCTCTGCAAGTCTTTGATAAGGAAACtactcatcaaggatgagaatcGACGACTCGGCGCCCGAGCTGGCGCATCAGATATCAAGGCGCATCCATTCTTCAGAACGACGCAATGGGCACTCATCCGACATCAAAAGCCACCGATTGTTCCTCACGCGGGCCGAGGAGTTGATACAGTCAACTTCCGAAACGTAAAGGAAAGCGAGAGTGTCGACTTGTCCGGATCAAGGGCGATGAACTTAACGGGAGTTCCGCTAGACAGTGGACTGGCAACTCCTGGTGGTGAAATTGCCGACCCGTTCCTCGAGTTCAACAGTGTCACTCTGCATCAcgatggcgacgacgatCACCACCGCTGA
- a CDS encoding seryl-tRNA synthetase — protein MNRTLSRLRCRALHTRLNPLLARSFADVKRPPSAPKPIVDIKHIRQHAELYQQTCVERNYRNQAQNPAKILELHARWQDLQRQGRALRERSNLLRRQLANPATSSDDEDLKEVRQLTREQIQEEARQLKQDLSAIEKGESQAVTQMEELALELPNLTHPDTPKGSDFEVMSYINDPPTFTESPEDKIWRSHVHIGSELGIFDFAGAATASGWGWYYLLGEAAQLEQALVQYALAVATRHGWTQVSPPSMVYSHIGAACGFQPRDLNGEQQVYTIAQSAEDAERGVPEMCLTGTSEIALAGMKANTTLDSEDLPLKRVAVSRCYRAEAGARGADTKGLYRVHEFTKVEMFAWTAPDEDIAQELFDEMLDLQTEILSSLGLYCRILSMPSHDLGASATRKIDMEAFFPSRRDNWGEVTSASMCTDYQTRRLGTRTRIDGKLAFPWTSNGTALAVPRVIAAILENGWDEEAKTVTIPECLRPWMDGKEKIGLGGRRSSVDRV, from the coding sequence ATGAACAGGACATTATCGCGCCTACGGTGTCGCGCTCTACACACGAGGCTCAATCCACTATTGGCTCGCAGTTTCGCAGATGTGAAGCGGCCTCCCTCAGCACCAAAACCCATCGTCGATATCAAGCACATCAGACAACACGCAGAACTTTATCAGCAGACTTGCGTGGAGCGCAACTATCGCAACCAGGCGCAAAACCCAGCTAAAATTCTAGAACTTCATGCGAGATGGCAGGATCTTCAGCGACAGGGTCGTGCTTTGCGGGAGAGGTCGAATTTGTTGAGGAGGCAGCTTGCGAACCCGGCGAcgagcagcgatgatgaggatctcaaggaagTGCGCCAATTGACCCGTGAACAGATCCAAGAGGAGGCGCGACAGCTCAAACAGGACCTTTCAGCAATCGAAAAGGGAGAGTCGCAGGCTGTTACGCAaatggaggagttggcgcTCGAGTTGCCCAATCTCACTCACCCTGATACTCCAAAGGGAAGCGATTTTGAGGTTATGAGCTACATCAACGACCCACCCACTTTTACGGAATCACCTGAGGATAAAATCTGGCGATCTCATGTTCACATCGGTTCCGAGCTTGGTATCTTTGATTTCGCTGGTGCCGCTACTGCTTCTGGTTGGGGCTGGTACtatcttcttggtgaggcTGCTCAACTGGAGCAAGCTTTGGTTCAATATGCCCTCGCTGTTGCAACCCGTCATGGCTGGACACAGGTGTCGCCCCCCAGCATGGTTTACAGTCACATTGGAGCTGCCTGTGGATTCCAGCCCCGTGACCTGAACGGCGAACAACAAGTCTACACTATCGCCCAGTCAGCCGAAGACGCTGAGCGCGGTGTCCCTGAGATGTGTCTCACTGGAACATCCGAGATTGCTCTTGCAGGAATGAAGGCCAACACTACGCTCGATTCCGAAGACCTACCTCTCAAGCGAGTTGCCGTCTCTCGCTGCTATCgcgctgaagctggagcccGTGGTGCCGACACCAAGGGTCTATACCGAGTACACGAGTTCACCAAGGTTGAAATGTTCGCATGGACAGCCCCAGATGAGGATATCGCTCAGGAACTATTTGACGAGATGCTCGACTTGCAGACCGAGATCCTGTCTTCACTTGGCCTTTACTGCCGTATTCTCTCTATGCCCTCCCACGATCTCGGCGCATCAGCCACCCGTAAGATCGACATGGAGGCTTTCTTCCCCAGCCGTCGCGACAACTGGGGTGAAGTTACATCAGCAAGTATGTGCACCGACTACCAAACCCGCCGCCTCGGCACACGAACACGCATTGATGGCAAGCTCGCCTTCCCCTGGACTTCCAATGGTACTGCCCTGGCTGTTCCTCGTGTGATAGCGGCTATTCTGGAGAATGGatgggatgaagaggccaagactgTCACAATTCCTGAGTGCTTGcggccatggatggatggcaaAGAAAAGATTGGTCTTGGGGGTCGTCGTTCGAGCGTGGATCGCGTGTAA